The proteins below come from a single Vanacampus margaritifer isolate UIUO_Vmar chromosome 10, RoL_Vmar_1.0, whole genome shotgun sequence genomic window:
- the gabra6a gene encoding gamma-aminobutyric acid receptor subunit alpha-6a isoform X2 — MAVFFLYSILTCICGISLGNVNSNEKIYSDNITRILDRLLDGYDNRLRPGSGGGITEVKTDIFVTSFGPVSDVEMMWVDERLKFEGPIEILRLNNLMVDKIWTPDTFFRNSKKSISHNMTTPNKLFRIMQNGTVLYTMRLTISSECPMNLMDFPMDGHACPLRFGSYAYTSSEIVFTWRKGPVKSVDCPKESMSLLQYDLVGQTLSSEIFKCNTGHYSVQVVHFHLQRKLGYYLIQTYIPLIMVVVLSQVSFWINKESVPARTVAGITTVLTMTTLSISARQSLPKVAYATAMDWFIAVCFAYVASALVEFAAVNYFATLQVNRLKRKKARQDKLEVLATASDDDDTVSESNTSTQEGLKRRNHSMCPSEPAEAAPVPIFLQQGSAFPEIPQLAGTSPIDKYARILFPLTFGLFNLVYWYIYLAKDTMERARDVDPTS, encoded by the exons ATGGCCGTCTTTTTCCTGTATTCTATTCTTACATGTATCTGTGGGATAAG cCTAGGCAATGTGAATTCAAATGAGAAGATTTACTCAGACAACATCACTCGCATTCTGGATCGACTTTTGGATGGTTATGACAATAGACTGCGACCCGGATCTGGAG GCGGCATCACTGAGGTGAAAACGGACATCTTTGTCACAAGTTTTGGACCCGTGTCAGATGTTGAGATG ATGTGGGTTGACGAGAGGCTGAAATTTGAGGGTCCCATTGAAATCCTGCGGTTGAACAACCTCATGGTGGACAAGATCTGGACCCCGGACACCTTCTTCCGAAACTCCAAAAAATCCATTTCGCACAACATGACCACGCCGAACAAGCTTTTCCGTATTATGCAAAACGGGACTGTCCTCTACACAATGAG GCTGACAATAAGTTCAGAGTGTCCGATGAATCTTATGGACTTCCCCATGGATGGTCACGCTTGTCCTCTGAGATTTGGGAGCT ATGCCTACACCAGCAGCGAAATCGTTTTCACTTGGAGGAAGGGGCCTGTAAAGTCTGTCGACTGTCCCAAAGAGTCCATGAGTCTTTTGCAGTATGATTTGGTGGGACAGACGTTGTCCAGTGAGATTTTCAAGTGCAAcacag GTCACTACTCGGTGCAGGTGGTCCATTTCCACCTCCAGAGGAAGCTGGGCTACTACCTCATCCAGACATACATTCCACTTATCATGGTTGTCGTGCTGTCACAAGTCTCGTTCTGGATCAATAAGGAGTCTGTGCCCGCGCGTACAGTCGCCG GCATCACCACAGTGCTAACAATGACCACCCTGAGCATCAGCGCCCGCCAGTCCCTTCCCAAAGTGGCCTACGCCACAGCCATGGATTGGTTCATCGCCGTGTGTTTCGCCTACGTGGCTTCGGCCCTGGTCGAGTTTGCGGCCGTCAACTACTTTGCCACGCTGCAGGTCAACCGCCTGAAGAGGAAAAAAGCCCGACAGGACAAGCTAGAGGTTTTAGCGACGGCGAGCGATGATGACGACACGGTTTCG GAGTCCAACACCAGCACTCAAGAAGGCCTGAAGAGGAGAAACCACTCGATGTGCCCCAGTGAACCAGCCGAGGCTGCGCCCGTGCCGATCTTCCTTCAGCAGGGCTCAGCTTTCCCCGAAATCCCGCAGCTGGCCGGCACCAGCCCCATCGACAAGTACGCCCGCATTCTCTTCCCCTTGACCTTTGGCCTCTTCAACCTGGTCTACTGGTACATCTACCTGGCCAAGGACACCATGGAGAGAGCCAG GGATGTGGATCCAACCTCTTAA
- the gabra6a gene encoding gamma-aminobutyric acid receptor subunit alpha-6a isoform X1, with amino-acid sequence MAVFFLYSILTCICGISLGNVNSNEKIYSDNITRILDRLLDGYDNRLRPGSGGGITEVKTDIFVTSFGPVSDVEMEYTTDMFFRQMWVDERLKFEGPIEILRLNNLMVDKIWTPDTFFRNSKKSISHNMTTPNKLFRIMQNGTVLYTMRLTISSECPMNLMDFPMDGHACPLRFGSYAYTSSEIVFTWRKGPVKSVDCPKESMSLLQYDLVGQTLSSEIFKCNTGHYSVQVVHFHLQRKLGYYLIQTYIPLIMVVVLSQVSFWINKESVPARTVAGITTVLTMTTLSISARQSLPKVAYATAMDWFIAVCFAYVASALVEFAAVNYFATLQVNRLKRKKARQDKLEVLATASDDDDTVSESNTSTQEGLKRRNHSMCPSEPAEAAPVPIFLQQGSAFPEIPQLAGTSPIDKYARILFPLTFGLFNLVYWYIYLAKDTMERARDVDPTS; translated from the exons ATGGCCGTCTTTTTCCTGTATTCTATTCTTACATGTATCTGTGGGATAAG cCTAGGCAATGTGAATTCAAATGAGAAGATTTACTCAGACAACATCACTCGCATTCTGGATCGACTTTTGGATGGTTATGACAATAGACTGCGACCCGGATCTGGAG GCGGCATCACTGAGGTGAAAACGGACATCTTTGTCACAAGTTTTGGACCCGTGTCAGATGTTGAGATG gAATACACCACAGACATGTTCTTTCGACAGATGTGGGTTGACGAGAGGCTGAAATTTGAGGGTCCCATTGAAATCCTGCGGTTGAACAACCTCATGGTGGACAAGATCTGGACCCCGGACACCTTCTTCCGAAACTCCAAAAAATCCATTTCGCACAACATGACCACGCCGAACAAGCTTTTCCGTATTATGCAAAACGGGACTGTCCTCTACACAATGAG GCTGACAATAAGTTCAGAGTGTCCGATGAATCTTATGGACTTCCCCATGGATGGTCACGCTTGTCCTCTGAGATTTGGGAGCT ATGCCTACACCAGCAGCGAAATCGTTTTCACTTGGAGGAAGGGGCCTGTAAAGTCTGTCGACTGTCCCAAAGAGTCCATGAGTCTTTTGCAGTATGATTTGGTGGGACAGACGTTGTCCAGTGAGATTTTCAAGTGCAAcacag GTCACTACTCGGTGCAGGTGGTCCATTTCCACCTCCAGAGGAAGCTGGGCTACTACCTCATCCAGACATACATTCCACTTATCATGGTTGTCGTGCTGTCACAAGTCTCGTTCTGGATCAATAAGGAGTCTGTGCCCGCGCGTACAGTCGCCG GCATCACCACAGTGCTAACAATGACCACCCTGAGCATCAGCGCCCGCCAGTCCCTTCCCAAAGTGGCCTACGCCACAGCCATGGATTGGTTCATCGCCGTGTGTTTCGCCTACGTGGCTTCGGCCCTGGTCGAGTTTGCGGCCGTCAACTACTTTGCCACGCTGCAGGTCAACCGCCTGAAGAGGAAAAAAGCCCGACAGGACAAGCTAGAGGTTTTAGCGACGGCGAGCGATGATGACGACACGGTTTCG GAGTCCAACACCAGCACTCAAGAAGGCCTGAAGAGGAGAAACCACTCGATGTGCCCCAGTGAACCAGCCGAGGCTGCGCCCGTGCCGATCTTCCTTCAGCAGGGCTCAGCTTTCCCCGAAATCCCGCAGCTGGCCGGCACCAGCCCCATCGACAAGTACGCCCGCATTCTCTTCCCCTTGACCTTTGGCCTCTTCAACCTGGTCTACTGGTACATCTACCTGGCCAAGGACACCATGGAGAGAGCCAG GGATGTGGATCCAACCTCTTAA
- the nudcd2 gene encoding nudC domain-containing protein 2 has product MSVHFDERSGLVPCHTSWGSWSQTMEEVFIEVNVPPGTSAKEIKCHLGTRDVELNVKGTEIIKGRLFGATVSDEATWTLEDKCLIRIVLMKTNREAGNCWSSLLEGEYCANAWIQDQMQRKLTLERFQRENPGFDFSGAEISGNFAGGGPDFSSLQK; this is encoded by the exons ATGTCGGTGCACTTCGACGAGAGGAGCGGACTGGTTCCCTGCCACACAAGCTGGGGCTCGTGGAGCCAAACCATGGAGGAGGTTTTCATCGAAGTCAACGTGCCCCCCGGGACGTCGGCGAAAGAAATCAAGTGTCATTTGGGAACCAGAGACGTTGAGCTCAACGTCAAAGGGACAGAAATAATCAAG GGCAGGTTGTTTGGTGCAACTGTGTCTGACGAGGCTACGTGGACCCTTG AGGACAAATGTCTCATTCGAATTGTGCTGATGAAGACAAACCGAGAGGCGGGGAACTGCTGGTCCTCTTTGTTAGAGGGAGAATACTGCGCCAATGCTTGGATCCAGGACCAAATGCAGAGAAAGCTCACACTAGAGAGGTTCCAACGAGAG AATCCTGGATTTGACTTCAGTGGTGCAGAAATTTCAGGAAACTTTGCTGGCGGTGGTCCGGACTTTTCCAGTTTACAAAAGTGA
- the ccng1 gene encoding cyclin-G1 — MIDTVTGHGALPFAVQLKSLTDLEGRYQPKLSGLRIIESASDNGLRMTSRLRELEVKDLLTLSRFFGFSSETFSLAISLLDRFLSTMKIQPKHLSCVGLCCFYIAVKSSEESKNIPLANDLIRISQNRFTVSDMMRMEKIVMEKLNWKVKAPTALRFLRLFHSYIQEQLGADSEKMLSLERLEAQLKACHCSFVFSKLKPSLLAMALLCLEAEDQHDPEERDQLSEALENLQKLLTIREGDLACMRELVGKCLAEYATAKCSRPNSQRLRWTISGRTARQLKHSYYKITHLPTIPESAC; from the exons ATGATCGACACAGTGACAGGACACGGAGCGTTGCCTTTTGCAGTCCAGCTGAAGAGCTTAACAGACCTGGAGGGCCGCTACCAGCCAAAGCTCAGCGGCTTGAGGATCATTGAGAGCGCTTCGGACAACGGGCTGAGGATGACGAGCAGACTGAGGGAGCTGGAGGTGAAGGACCTGCTCACTCTCAGCAGGTTCTTCGGTTTCAGCTCGGAGACGTTCTCCCTGGCCATCAGCCTGCTCGACCGCTTCCTCTCCACCATGAAG ATTCAACCAAAGCACCTGTCCTGCGTGGGTCTCTGCTGCTTCTACATTGCTGTGAAGTCCTCGGAAGAGAGTAAGAACATCCCCCTTGCCAACGACCTGATCCGCATCAGTCAGAACCGTTTCACGGTGTCTGACATGATGCGGATGGAGAAGATCGTTATGGAGAAACTCAACTGGAAGGTGAAGGCCCCCACGGCCCTGCGCTTCCTCCGCCTTTTTCACAGCTATATCCAGGAGCAGCTTGGTGCAGATAG tgaGAAGATGCTGAGCCTTGAGAGACTGGAGGCTCAGTTGAAAGCTTGTCACTGCTCCTTTGTCTTCTCCAAACTGAAG CCATCTCTGCTTGCCATGGCTCTCCTGTGTCTTGAGGCGGAGGACCAACATGACCCAGAGGAACGGGACCAACTCTCCGAGGCTCTGGAAAATCTGCAGAAGCTACTGACT ATCAGAGAGGGCGATCTTGCGTGTATGCGCGAGTTGGTGGGCAAATGCCTGGCTGAATACGCCACCGCCAAGTGCTCCAGGCCCAACAGCCAGAGACTTCGCTGGACCATTTCGGGAAGAACCGCTCGCCAGCTGAAGCACAGCTACTACAAGATCACCCACCTTCCCACCATCCCCGAGTCGGCTTGTTAA